The proteins below come from a single Prochlorococcus marinus str. MIT 9215 genomic window:
- a CDS encoding ferredoxin: MDFIDPSDEFVENTEITGWEPVLGGQLAEKAVWVDEATCIGCQYCVHVASNTFTVDDFHGRSRAMRQDGDTVDVIQEAIDTCPVDCIHWVKFEELDNLENSLDRDMFQSFGKPPKTNKH, from the coding sequence ATGGATTTTATCGATCCATCAGATGAATTTGTAGAAAATACAGAAATTACAGGTTGGGAGCCTGTACTAGGTGGTCAATTAGCTGAAAAAGCTGTATGGGTTGATGAAGCTACATGTATTGGTTGTCAATACTGTGTACACGTCGCCTCAAATACATTCACAGTTGATGACTTTCATGGAAGAAGTCGTGCTATGAGACAGGATGGAGATACTGTTGATGTTATACAGGAAGCAATAGATACATGTCCTGTTGATTGCATTCACTGGGTCAAGTTTGAAGAATTGGATAATTTAGAAAATAGTCTTGATAGGGATATGTTTCAATCATTTGGAAAACCACCAAAAACGAATAAGCATTAA
- a CDS encoding DUF1257 domain-containing protein has protein sequence MSHFSTIKTKLKEAEPLIKALNNLGYKINKEEKFVKGYRGKFTAVDISMNLPGDTKVGFKWDNNSNAYELVTDLDLWKFEIPVERFISKVTQMYAYQTIISKTNEDGYQIVEQKNKNDGSIELVLTKWDN, from the coding sequence ATGTCACATTTTAGTACTATTAAAACCAAACTTAAAGAAGCTGAGCCATTAATTAAGGCTTTAAACAATCTTGGATATAAAATCAATAAAGAAGAAAAGTTCGTAAAAGGCTATAGAGGCAAGTTTACAGCAGTTGATATAAGTATGAATTTACCTGGTGACACTAAAGTTGGATTTAAATGGGATAATAATTCAAATGCTTATGAATTAGTTACTGATCTTGATCTTTGGAAATTTGAGATACCAGTTGAAAGATTTATTTCTAAAGTAACTCAAATGTATGCCTACCAAACCATTATTTCAAAAACTAACGAGGATGGATACCAAATTGTGGAACAAAAAAACAAAAATGATGGTTCTATCGAGTTGGTTTTGACTAAGTGGGATAATTAA
- a CDS encoding DUF2997 domain-containing protein translates to MPQKTLRFKIHQDGRVEETVEGFTGNSCNEATKNLEDALGKVTVKKRTSDAFISNENENLKQLNNESNVTF, encoded by the coding sequence ATGCCTCAAAAAACATTGAGATTCAAAATTCATCAAGACGGAAGAGTTGAAGAGACTGTTGAGGGATTTACTGGTAATTCATGTAATGAAGCTACAAAAAATCTCGAAGATGCTCTCGGTAAAGTAACAGTAAAAAAGAGAACATCTGATGCTTTCATCTCTAATGAAAATGAAAACTTAAAACAATTAAACAACGAATCTAATGTCACATTTTAG